Proteins encoded within one genomic window of Flavobacterium gilvum:
- a CDS encoding peptidylprolyl isomerase encodes MENGIYAKFNTAKGAILVKLTHDLTPGTVGNFVALAEGNMENKVKPQGQKFYDGLNFHRVIPDFMIQGGCPKGTGTGDPGYKFDDEFHPSLKHDRPGVLSMANSGPGSNGSQFFITHVPTSWLDNKHTVFGHVIEGQEVVDAVAQGDVLETLEIIRVGEEAQKWNAIEAFIGLKGARLKREAALKAESEAKMDALAAGFEKTESGLRYQFIQKGAGKKAESGKMVSVHYEGSLENGKVFDSSYPRKKPIEFRLGQGQVIEGWDEGIALLQVGDKARFVIPSDLGYGPSGAGGVIPPNAILIFDVELMDVK; translated from the coding sequence ATGGAAAACGGAATATATGCTAAATTCAACACTGCAAAAGGGGCGATTTTAGTAAAATTAACACACGATTTAACACCAGGAACTGTTGGGAACTTCGTTGCTCTTGCCGAAGGGAACATGGAAAATAAAGTAAAACCTCAAGGACAAAAATTCTATGATGGTTTGAATTTTCACAGAGTAATTCCTGACTTCATGATTCAGGGAGGTTGTCCAAAAGGAACCGGTACTGGTGATCCTGGATATAAATTTGACGATGAATTTCATCCTTCTTTGAAACACGACCGTCCGGGGGTGTTGTCTATGGCAAATTCTGGTCCTGGATCAAATGGTTCTCAGTTTTTTATTACGCACGTACCTACAAGCTGGTTGGATAACAAACACACGGTTTTTGGTCACGTAATCGAAGGTCAGGAAGTGGTTGATGCCGTGGCACAAGGAGATGTGTTGGAAACGCTTGAAATTATCAGAGTTGGTGAAGAAGCGCAAAAATGGAATGCTATTGAAGCTTTCATTGGTTTAAAAGGAGCTCGTTTGAAAAGAGAAGCGGCTTTGAAAGCAGAATCAGAAGCAAAAATGGATGCATTGGCGGCTGGTTTTGAAAAAACAGAAAGCGGTTTGCGTTACCAATTCATCCAAAAAGGAGCTGGTAAAAAAGCGGAAAGTGGAAAAATGGTTTCTGTTCACTACGAAGGTTCATTGGAAAACGGAAAAGTATTTGATTCTTCTTATCCAAGAAAAAAACCAATCGAATTCAGATTGGGTCAAGGTCAGGTAATCGAAGGTTGGGACGAAGGTATTGCTTTGTTGCAAGTTGGTGATAAAGCTCGCTTTGTAATCCCATCGGATTTAGGATACGGACCATCAGGTGCCGGAGGTGTAATTCCACCAAACGCAATCTTGATTTTCGATGTAGAATTGATGGACGTTAAATAA
- a CDS encoding YceI family protein, whose protein sequence is METIKWEIDPSHSELLFKVKHLEIATLTGRFDGIAGTAEAEDNFENATFSFTANVNSINTNDKNRDIHLKSADFFDSEKFPKITFNSTKFKRIGDTSFEIIGKLTIKETTKPTILHIEYGGTNIDHWGNTKAGLKLKGVINRKDYGLTWNAAIEAGGVLVSEEVRINANIELIKK, encoded by the coding sequence ATGGAAACTATCAAATGGGAAATAGACCCTTCACATTCGGAATTACTTTTCAAAGTTAAACACTTGGAAATTGCCACATTGACCGGGCGCTTTGATGGAATAGCTGGAACTGCTGAAGCTGAAGACAATTTTGAAAATGCGACATTTTCGTTTACCGCAAATGTAAATTCCATCAATACCAATGATAAAAATAGAGATATTCACCTAAAAAGTGCTGATTTTTTTGACTCAGAAAAGTTTCCAAAAATCACTTTCAATTCCACAAAATTCAAAAGAATTGGTGACACTTCATTTGAAATAATCGGCAAATTGACCATAAAAGAAACCACAAAACCAACCATTCTACATATTGAATACGGCGGGACTAATATCGATCATTGGGGAAATACAAAGGCGGGACTAAAACTAAAAGGTGTAATCAATCGTAAAGATTATGGTTTGACATGGAATGCAGCAATAGAAGCCGGTGGTGTTTTAGTGAGTGAAGAAGTCCGAATAAATGCTAATATCGAATTAATTAAGAAGTAG
- a CDS encoding dihydrofolate reductase family protein — protein MKTIAYIGTSLDGFIARKNGEIDWLIQFDSEEINQSYTEFSSEIDAIIMGSGTYEKVLTFPTWFYQQKVFVLSSQIKQVPDALKEKVTILPFQPKAALDYLSDKGYSNIYVDGGKVIQSFLKENLLDELIITRVPVLIGNGIPLFGELNQDIAFEHIKTNLFSNGLVKSHYKRIQK, from the coding sequence ATGAAAACAATCGCATACATAGGAACCAGCCTTGACGGTTTTATTGCCCGAAAGAATGGAGAAATAGATTGGCTTATCCAATTTGACAGCGAAGAAATTAATCAAAGTTATACCGAATTCAGTAGTGAAATTGACGCCATAATAATGGGAAGTGGTACTTATGAAAAAGTACTTACTTTTCCAACTTGGTTTTATCAGCAGAAAGTTTTTGTATTAAGTTCTCAAATTAAACAGGTCCCTGACGCCTTAAAAGAAAAAGTGACTATTCTGCCTTTTCAGCCCAAAGCGGCACTCGATTATCTTTCTGACAAAGGATATTCAAACATTTATGTTGATGGCGGAAAAGTGATTCAAAGTTTTCTGAAAGAAAATTTACTCGATGAACTAATAATCACAAGGGTTCCCGTACTCATCGGAAACGGAATTCCTTTGTTTGGCGAACTCAATCAGGATATTGCTTTTGAACACATAAAAACCAACCTCTTTTCGAATGGGCTTGTAAAAAGTCATTATAAAAGGATTCAGAAATAA